A single window of Candidatus Bealeia paramacronuclearis DNA harbors:
- the dapB gene encoding 4-hydroxy-tetrahydrodipicolinate reductase has translation MLKVSVTGSTGRMGRMIMHEVLKRPNRFHLTSAVVRRGSHLIGDDISTLLELSKLDIAFEDHPEKAFKDTDVVIDFSQHQASLQYIAAAQQTQKPILVGTTGFSSEEKNLIINASAKIPILLAPNTSLGIAIMNKLVFETAKALGPDYDVEIVDIHHNLKKDAPSGTALSLAESVEKSGTHFVSRDHTKSCEREKGAVGFAIVRAGSIVGQHDVIFAGSKESLTISHQAFDRTLFADGALKAAEWLKGKKAGLYTMKDVIGLS, from the coding sequence ATGTTAAAAGTCTCAGTCACTGGATCTACGGGCCGTATGGGTCGCATGATCATGCACGAAGTTCTAAAGCGGCCGAATCGATTTCATTTAACTTCAGCGGTGGTGCGCAGAGGAAGTCATTTGATAGGTGATGATATCTCCACACTTCTGGAGCTTTCAAAATTGGACATTGCCTTTGAGGATCATCCCGAAAAAGCTTTTAAAGACACAGATGTCGTAATTGATTTCAGTCAACACCAAGCTTCCCTTCAATATATCGCAGCCGCCCAACAAACTCAAAAACCCATCCTTGTGGGAACTACTGGTTTTTCCTCTGAGGAAAAAAATCTGATTATTAATGCTTCTGCTAAAATTCCAATTTTGCTCGCACCCAATACAAGTCTGGGCATTGCAATCATGAACAAATTGGTTTTTGAAACCGCAAAAGCTTTAGGCCCTGATTATGATGTTGAGATTGTCGACATTCATCACAATCTTAAAAAAGACGCCCCTTCCGGAACGGCCTTGAGTTTGGCAGAGTCCGTTGAAAAATCGGGCACGCATTTTGTGTCCCGTGATCATACAAAATCCTGTGAAAGAGAAAAAGGCGCGGTGGGGTTTGCAATCGTGCGTGCAGGATCTATTGTAGGTCAACACGATGTTATTTTTGCAGGCTCCAAAGAAAGTCTCACCATTTCTCACCAAGCTTTTGATCGAACACTTTTTGCCGATGGAGCTTTAAAAGCTGCAGAATGGCTCAAGGGTAAAAAAGCAGGTCTTTATACGATGAAAGACGTTATTGGTCTTTCATGA
- a CDS encoding type I secretion system permease/ATPase, translated as MKLFSQESEPPSVPQVNDDLLDCLLYLSQHYERPSSRAALSSGLPLVDGKLTLELFSKAAARAYLSATVHEAPLEDVLKSKIPFILILGEKAAIVLNVKDDEISAVIPSESESPQFIQKEELERDYSGQFIAIAPRPQMRPELQDQKQLFKKHWFWGTLSHFWPLYSQAIFASIFINLFTLAGTIFTLTVYDRVIPHAAFETLWVLVSGIVVVFIFDFILRGLRGYFVDTAGKNADILLSSMLFDRLMGIRMDKRPPSAGMLVNELREFESLREFMSSATLLALADLPFLFIFLGVIWVIGGMVVAVPFVVIPTVVAVTYFLQKPLETTTQLNLKQMGVRHALLIEAVQGVETIKGLGAEGKLQRQWESFLQENAETGLKSKLLNAKAVNFALLAQNLNNMGIVIVGAYEIAAHNMTMGALVACVILAGRAMTPISQLVGLMTRINQSKAALKKLNTIVNLPVDRPKGHQFLSKPHIEGAVEFKNVAFAYPEEETYALNNLSFKIKAGEKVALVGRIGSGKSTIEKLVMGFYPPYEGNVLIDGIDLRQIDPVDLRNNISYIPQDIFLFYGTIKDNISMGGLSLSDEEILKASQMVGAHDFIRKHPHGYGMRLGEGGSGLSGGQRQTIACARALTSKASIYLFDEPTAMMDSGSEMNFIQQLKQHTESKTLIIITHRPPLLALVDRIIVIDRGGVVADGPKDQVLQALAQGQISQGAQA; from the coding sequence ATGAAACTCTTTTCACAAGAGTCAGAGCCTCCTTCAGTCCCCCAAGTCAACGACGATCTCCTGGATTGCCTTCTGTATCTTTCCCAACATTATGAGAGGCCTTCCTCACGCGCAGCCCTTTCCTCAGGTCTTCCTTTGGTGGATGGCAAGCTCACGCTTGAACTTTTTTCCAAAGCAGCTGCAAGAGCTTATCTTTCAGCCACCGTTCATGAAGCGCCCTTAGAAGATGTTCTCAAAAGCAAGATTCCATTTATTCTCATTTTAGGTGAAAAAGCTGCAATTGTTTTGAATGTGAAGGATGATGAAATTTCAGCAGTCATTCCTTCTGAGTCTGAATCCCCTCAATTTATCCAAAAAGAAGAGTTGGAGCGAGATTACTCGGGACAGTTTATTGCAATTGCACCGCGTCCTCAGATGAGACCAGAACTTCAAGATCAAAAACAGCTTTTTAAAAAACATTGGTTTTGGGGAACGCTTTCTCACTTCTGGCCTCTTTATTCTCAAGCTATTTTTGCTTCCATTTTCATAAATCTTTTTACATTGGCCGGAACGATTTTCACCCTAACTGTTTATGATCGTGTGATTCCTCACGCGGCTTTTGAAACGTTGTGGGTTTTGGTTAGTGGAATTGTTGTCGTCTTTATTTTCGATTTTATATTAAGGGGACTCCGTGGATATTTCGTCGACACCGCGGGTAAAAACGCGGACATTCTTCTCTCAAGCATGCTCTTTGATAGGCTTATGGGGATTCGCATGGATAAGCGCCCCCCTTCTGCAGGAATGCTTGTCAATGAACTTCGTGAGTTTGAAAGCTTACGAGAATTTATGTCATCAGCAACGCTTTTGGCTTTGGCAGATCTGCCATTTTTATTTATTTTCTTGGGTGTCATTTGGGTGATTGGTGGCATGGTTGTGGCAGTGCCTTTTGTTGTGATTCCTACAGTTGTTGCCGTAACTTATTTCCTTCAAAAACCCTTAGAGACAACAACTCAACTGAATCTCAAACAAATGGGGGTTCGGCATGCACTTTTAATTGAAGCGGTTCAAGGTGTTGAAACTATAAAAGGTTTAGGGGCTGAAGGAAAACTCCAACGCCAATGGGAAAGCTTTTTACAAGAAAATGCAGAAACCGGACTCAAATCAAAACTACTTAATGCCAAGGCCGTAAACTTTGCACTCCTTGCTCAAAATTTGAACAATATGGGTATTGTGATTGTGGGGGCTTATGAAATTGCCGCCCATAATATGACAATGGGGGCGCTTGTTGCATGCGTGATCTTGGCTGGTCGTGCCATGACACCCATTAGCCAACTTGTGGGGCTTATGACACGTATCAATCAATCAAAAGCAGCCCTTAAAAAGCTCAATACGATTGTTAATTTGCCTGTAGATCGTCCCAAAGGACATCAGTTTTTAAGTAAGCCTCATATTGAAGGGGCAGTTGAATTTAAAAATGTGGCATTTGCTTATCCTGAGGAAGAAACCTATGCGTTAAATAACCTGAGCTTTAAAATTAAGGCGGGTGAAAAAGTGGCGCTTGTGGGAAGGATTGGTTCTGGAAAATCAACAATTGAAAAATTAGTGATGGGATTTTACCCCCCTTATGAAGGCAATGTTCTGATTGATGGAATTGATTTGCGTCAAATTGATCCTGTCGATTTAAGAAATAATATCTCCTACATCCCTCAAGATATTTTCCTTTTTTATGGAACGATCAAAGATAATATCTCTATGGGTGGTCTGTCATTATCGGATGAAGAAATTTTAAAAGCGTCACAAATGGTGGGTGCCCATGATTTTATTCGCAAACATCCCCACGGTTATGGCATGCGCCTTGGTGAAGGCGGAAGTGGTCTTTCCGGGGGGCAACGACAAACCATTGCCTGTGCAAGAGCGCTCACCAGCAAAGCATCTATTTATCTTTTTGATGAACCCACTGCCATGATGGATTCAGGTTCAGAAATGAATTTTATCCAACAGCTCAAGCAACATACAGAGTCCAAAACATTGATCATTATCACCCACAGGCCCCCTCTTTTAGCACTTGTTGATCGCATTATTGTGATTGATCGCGGGGGTGTTGTCGCGGATGGTCCTAAGGATCAAGTATTACAAGCCCTTGCCCAAGGACAGATTTCTCAAGGAGCACAAGCATAA
- a CDS encoding adenosine kinase, which produces MTIHTELDVLGVGNAIVDILCHVRENVIEHLGLEKNAMTLIDLKEADRLYPHMTSSIECSGGSCANTMAAIAALSGNAAYVGRVRNDQFGKVFSHDLISLGVEYSTPFAQEGAETGRCLIFVTPDSRRTMQTYLGSCIELSPEDLDPDQIMRAKITYIEGYTWDSTTAQKTSILAATIAKQAGKKVALTLSDHFLVKRHQDSYKSFIKNYCDIVFANENEARSLAGTDNTNSALETLQGMAEIVIVTFNEKGSIILTPTARIPISAEPVLNVIDSTGAGDFYAAGFLFGLAHKYSLQNCGDLASQCAASVIQHLGARPEENLLSLIA; this is translated from the coding sequence ATGACGATCCACACCGAACTCGATGTCTTAGGCGTTGGCAATGCCATCGTCGATATTCTCTGTCATGTCCGCGAAAATGTCATTGAGCATTTGGGGCTTGAAAAAAATGCAATGACCTTAATTGATTTAAAAGAAGCGGATCGGCTTTATCCGCACATGACATCTTCCATTGAATGCTCGGGCGGCTCTTGTGCAAATACGATGGCAGCCATTGCCGCGTTGAGCGGAAATGCCGCTTATGTTGGTCGTGTTCGAAATGACCAATTTGGAAAAGTCTTTTCCCATGATTTGATTTCTCTAGGTGTTGAATATTCAACACCTTTCGCGCAAGAGGGGGCAGAAACAGGACGTTGTCTGATTTTTGTCACCCCCGATTCAAGGCGCACAATGCAGACTTATCTTGGAAGTTGCATTGAATTATCCCCTGAAGATTTGGATCCTGATCAAATCATGCGCGCCAAAATTACTTACATTGAAGGGTACACCTGGGATTCTACTACAGCGCAAAAAACAAGTATCTTGGCCGCCACAATCGCCAAACAAGCTGGAAAGAAGGTCGCTCTCACCCTTTCCGATCATTTTTTAGTTAAAAGACATCAAGACAGTTATAAATCTTTTATTAAGAACTATTGTGATATCGTTTTTGCAAATGAAAATGAAGCAAGGTCTTTGGCGGGAACTGACAATACAAACAGTGCGTTAGAGACTCTTCAAGGAATGGCTGAAATCGTGATTGTCACATTTAATGAAAAAGGGTCTATCATTTTAACCCCAACCGCGCGTATACCTATTTCTGCTGAACCCGTTTTAAATGTTATTGACTCCACGGGCGCAGGTGATTTTTATGCTGCAGGATTCCTTTTTGGACTTGCCCATAAGTATTCGCTTCAAAACTGTGGAGATCTCGCGAGCCAATGTGCGGCAAGCGTTATTCAACATTTAGGAGCCCGTCCAGAGGAAAATTTATTATCACTTATAGCGTAG
- the nth gene encoding endonuclease III — protein MTLAAKRLLTPVEIEEFLKALQNENPHPQGELYWTNTYTLLVAVTLSAQATDKGVNKATAPLFEAADTPQKMLYLGEDGLKSYIKTIGLFPSKAKNIMAAAEILVEKYNGQVPRTREELVTLPGVGRKTANVVLNVAFGEPTIAVDTHLFRISNRTGLAFGKNPEVVEKELLKRIPQTYIHDAHHWLILLGRYVCKARKPECYRCVVNDICQYPEKTTA, from the coding sequence ATGACGCTTGCGGCCAAAAGACTTTTGACGCCTGTCGAAATTGAAGAATTCCTCAAAGCCCTTCAAAATGAAAATCCTCATCCTCAAGGTGAGCTCTACTGGACAAATACCTATACACTTCTTGTGGCTGTCACACTTTCTGCGCAAGCGACAGACAAAGGGGTGAACAAAGCAACTGCCCCTCTTTTTGAAGCCGCCGACACCCCTCAAAAAATGCTCTATTTAGGAGAAGACGGACTTAAATCTTATATCAAAACCATCGGTCTTTTCCCTTCAAAGGCAAAAAATATTATGGCTGCAGCTGAGATCTTGGTAGAAAAATATAATGGCCAAGTTCCCCGCACGCGGGAGGAATTAGTGACACTTCCCGGAGTGGGGCGAAAAACCGCAAATGTCGTTTTAAATGTTGCTTTTGGAGAGCCCACAATTGCCGTGGACACTCATCTTTTCCGCATCTCCAATCGCACAGGGCTCGCTTTTGGAAAGAACCCTGAAGTCGTTGAGAAAGAATTACTCAAACGTATCCCTCAAACTTACATTCATGATGCCCATCACTGGCTGATTCTTTTAGGACGATATGTTTGCAAAGCTAGAAAACCTGAGTGTTATCGTTGTGTTGTGAATGACATTTGTCAGTATCCTGAAAAAACAACTGCATAA
- a CDS encoding TolC family outer membrane protein, which translates to MLKNNFLWGTSFLVLCSQPLLGISLEEAIQKALEANPNILADQFAQSSAKEGIGVARSTLFPSLDVQNRGGYDYVHTKSKSAFPYSISAHAHTSRRVNNASVTLSQIIFDGFDTLYKIRESESGFEQATQQLGLTQEQVAFDVCRVFYTIQGEDDLIRISQDSIKKHKEILDMVKKRVKGGIGTRADVEQVESRLKDAEVALISSQAEKDKSIAEFISLVGVFPDKLVETPLPLDEIPAALDEILEEVSHQNPSVKVALKQMDVASAQYERSKAPFYPSITFQSSASENINPSGQRSKNGDVTAVGIVSYNIFSGGKNISEKRAQQEHLSEVKQKVAAARWATEKDTRLAWTDWKSSKERILELNKAININKKLSDDYTIQFRLVDRNLLDILDAYNDYYRSQAAKANSVAQEKINAARLLFNISALVKAPDTE; encoded by the coding sequence ATGTTGAAAAATAATTTTTTGTGGGGGACATCTTTTCTCGTTTTATGTTCTCAGCCACTTTTAGGAATTTCCCTTGAAGAGGCTATCCAAAAAGCCCTTGAAGCCAATCCTAACATTTTAGCTGATCAGTTTGCACAATCCTCAGCTAAAGAAGGCATTGGTGTGGCAAGGTCTACATTATTTCCTTCTTTAGATGTGCAAAATCGTGGTGGATATGATTATGTCCATACAAAATCTAAGAGTGCTTTTCCTTATTCTATTTCAGCTCATGCACACACAAGCCGCCGGGTTAACAACGCCTCTGTTACTTTAAGTCAAATCATTTTTGATGGTTTTGATACACTCTATAAAATTCGGGAATCGGAATCTGGATTTGAACAAGCCACACAACAACTAGGCCTTACACAAGAACAAGTGGCTTTTGACGTTTGCCGTGTATTTTATACAATTCAAGGAGAAGATGACCTCATCCGCATTTCTCAAGACAGTATCAAAAAACATAAAGAAATTTTGGACATGGTGAAAAAGCGCGTTAAGGGGGGAATTGGAACGCGTGCTGATGTAGAACAGGTCGAGTCCCGTCTTAAGGATGCAGAAGTTGCTTTAATAAGCAGTCAAGCTGAAAAAGATAAATCCATTGCGGAATTTATTTCTCTTGTGGGAGTATTTCCAGACAAACTGGTTGAAACACCACTTCCTTTAGATGAAATTCCTGCGGCTCTAGATGAAATTCTTGAAGAAGTCTCTCACCAAAATCCTTCCGTTAAAGTTGCGCTCAAGCAAATGGATGTGGCAAGTGCTCAATACGAAAGATCAAAAGCTCCTTTTTATCCATCGATCACTTTTCAGTCCTCCGCTTCAGAGAATATCAATCCAAGCGGTCAGCGATCAAAAAATGGTGATGTCACAGCTGTCGGAATTGTCAGTTACAATATTTTCAGCGGAGGAAAAAATATTTCTGAAAAACGTGCACAACAGGAACATCTTTCAGAAGTCAAACAAAAGGTTGCCGCCGCAAGGTGGGCCACAGAAAAGGACACGCGTTTAGCTTGGACAGATTGGAAAAGCTCAAAAGAGCGTATCCTCGAGCTCAACAAAGCGATTAATATCAATAAAAAGCTTTCGGACGATTATACCATTCAATTCCGCTTAGTGGATCGAAATCTTCTTGATATTTTAGACGCTTATAATGATTACTATCGCTCTCAGGCCGCCAAGGCCAACTCTGTTGCACAAGAAAAAATAAATGCAGCGCGCCTTCTATTTAACATTTCAGCCTTGGTAAAAGCGCCTGATACAGAATAA
- a CDS encoding HlyD family type I secretion periplasmic adaptor subunit → MTFEQKDPLELDYVPEKVRDTKKLASRFSKIMLWMIGGFVIFFIFWASFFSMNEVTRGQGKVIASQETQIIDTLESGIIHEIHVKEGQLVNPGDVMISIDKTIVGAEYEGSHTQYLNYIAAQARLKAQIEGKDFVVPEVVTKQAPEIAAQEMSDYHERLHQLKNQIEIADDQIAQKQQEIAEAQSQIDHGKETLGLLKEELDLVTPLVKEELISKRDVLRLKRDIQETEGKVQTAEIDIPKLKAALLEAENKKEQIGYEFKVQDADKLQDIEAKLADAQSRMKTAENKLSRTEIKAPLKGIVKDIKVKTIGSAIQSGQDLIEVEPAEDTLLVETKVAPTDVAFIRPGMKAIFKVSAYDYSIYGGLDAEVVDISADTLEDKTTNPPQSYYRVNLRTKTNHLTHEGKDLPIIPGENGEVNIVTGEHTIMKFLLKPIIKGLNRAFGER, encoded by the coding sequence ATGACATTCGAACAAAAAGACCCTCTTGAGCTTGATTATGTGCCAGAAAAAGTCCGCGATACTAAAAAATTGGCCTCACGATTCTCTAAAATTATGCTGTGGATGATTGGAGGATTTGTCATATTTTTTATTTTCTGGGCCTCATTTTTTTCCATGAATGAAGTCACACGCGGACAAGGTAAGGTTATTGCTTCACAAGAAACACAAATCATCGACACGCTTGAAAGTGGCATTATTCACGAGATTCATGTTAAGGAAGGACAATTAGTTAATCCAGGAGACGTTATGATCAGTATTGATAAAACCATAGTTGGCGCTGAATATGAAGGAAGTCATACACAATATTTGAACTATATTGCAGCTCAAGCCCGGCTTAAGGCCCAAATTGAAGGCAAAGATTTTGTGGTTCCCGAAGTCGTTACAAAGCAAGCCCCAGAAATTGCTGCGCAAGAAATGTCTGATTATCACGAGCGTTTGCATCAACTTAAAAATCAAATTGAAATTGCGGATGATCAAATTGCCCAAAAGCAACAAGAAATCGCTGAGGCTCAATCGCAAATTGATCATGGCAAAGAAACGCTTGGTCTTTTAAAGGAAGAACTTGATCTTGTTACACCTCTTGTGAAAGAGGAGCTCATCAGTAAACGCGATGTTTTAAGGCTCAAACGTGATATTCAAGAAACTGAAGGCAAAGTTCAAACTGCTGAAATTGACATCCCTAAACTCAAAGCAGCCCTCTTAGAAGCTGAAAATAAAAAAGAACAAATTGGATATGAATTCAAAGTGCAAGATGCCGATAAACTTCAAGACATTGAAGCAAAACTCGCGGATGCACAAAGTCGAATGAAAACGGCTGAAAACAAACTTTCGCGAACCGAAATAAAAGCGCCTTTGAAAGGTATCGTTAAAGATATTAAAGTCAAAACTATTGGTTCTGCCATTCAATCGGGGCAAGATTTAATTGAAGTTGAGCCTGCTGAAGATACCCTTTTGGTGGAAACAAAAGTGGCACCGACAGATGTCGCCTTCATTCGTCCTGGGATGAAAGCCATTTTCAAAGTTTCCGCTTATGATTACTCCATTTACGGAGGGCTTGATGCTGAAGTCGTGGATATCAGCGCAGATACACTTGAGGATAAAACAACAAATCCACCTCAAAGTTATTATCGTGTTAATTTACGCACCAAAACTAATCATTTGACCCATGAAGGAAAAGATCTCCCTATCATTCCTGGAGAAAATGGTGAGGTGAACATCGTCACGGGCGAGCACACCATTATGAAATTCCTCTTGAAACCTATTATTAAAGGTCTCAATCGGGCATTTGGAGAGAGATAG
- the typA gene encoding translational GTPase TypA, whose protein sequence is MTNIRNLAIIAHVDHGKTTLVDVMLRQSGTFRDNQNIAERVMDSNALEKERGITILAKCTSVDWNGHRLNIVDTPGHADFGGEVERILSMVDGVILLVDASEGPMPQTKFVVAKALKLGLKPIVVVNKADKSDARVDEVHEEVFDLFVALEANHEQLDFPTLYASAREGWAVHDMKDPHETLTPLFETVLKHVPVAKGDPKAPFSMLVSLIESDPYLGRVLTGRIYSGTAKINSTVKALSQSSSQIEQTRLTKLLSFRGLDRIPVEEAKAGDIVAIAGFSEATVADTLCALEVDMPLKATPIDPPTLSMRFSVNDSPLAGREGTKVTSRMIRDRLMNEAEGNVSIRITESENKESFDVAGRGELQLGVLIETMRREGFELSVGRPRVIFKADPETGERLEPIEELQIDVDDEFTGVVVEKIGLRKGEMIDMRPSSGGKTRIIFLTPSRGLIGYQSEFLTDTRGTGVMSRLFHAYAPYKGPIEGRRNGALISSADGVTVSYALWNLEDRGALFVGPGVQVYEGMVIGEHSRDNDLEVNPIKGKQLTNFRVSGKEEAVRLTTPRSMTLEQAIAYINDDEVIEVTPKNIRLRKLLLDPNARKRASKAEG, encoded by the coding sequence ATGACAAACATTCGTAACCTTGCCATTATTGCCCACGTTGACCACGGAAAAACCACACTTGTGGACGTGATGTTGCGCCAATCGGGAACCTTCCGTGATAACCAGAACATTGCAGAACGGGTTATGGATTCAAACGCCCTTGAAAAAGAGCGCGGGATTACCATTCTTGCCAAATGCACATCCGTGGATTGGAATGGTCACAGGCTCAATATTGTCGACACACCTGGTCACGCTGACTTTGGCGGTGAGGTGGAGCGTATTCTCTCCATGGTCGATGGTGTGATTCTTTTGGTGGATGCCTCTGAAGGCCCCATGCCGCAAACAAAGTTTGTCGTTGCCAAAGCGCTGAAACTGGGTCTCAAGCCCATTGTGGTTGTAAACAAAGCAGATAAGTCTGATGCCCGCGTTGACGAAGTTCATGAAGAAGTTTTTGATCTTTTCGTAGCTCTTGAAGCTAATCATGAGCAACTCGATTTCCCAACCCTTTATGCTTCCGCGCGAGAAGGATGGGCTGTTCATGATATGAAAGATCCTCATGAAACATTAACACCCCTTTTTGAAACCGTATTAAAGCACGTGCCCGTGGCCAAGGGAGATCCAAAAGCGCCGTTTTCCATGCTCGTCAGTTTGATCGAATCGGATCCTTATTTGGGTCGTGTTCTTACAGGTCGCATTTATTCAGGTACCGCCAAAATCAACTCGACAGTTAAAGCTTTGAGTCAAAGTAGCTCTCAAATTGAACAAACGCGCCTGACAAAACTTTTGTCATTCCGTGGACTTGATCGGATTCCTGTGGAAGAAGCCAAAGCGGGCGATATCGTGGCCATTGCGGGATTCTCAGAAGCCACTGTTGCCGATACGCTTTGCGCCCTTGAAGTGGATATGCCCTTAAAAGCCACCCCCATTGATCCTCCAACACTTTCCATGCGTTTTTCCGTTAACGATTCGCCTTTGGCTGGGCGAGAAGGCACAAAAGTGACCTCCCGTATGATTCGTGATCGTTTGATGAATGAAGCTGAAGGCAACGTCTCCATTCGCATTACGGAATCCGAAAATAAAGAGTCTTTTGATGTGGCCGGACGGGGAGAACTTCAACTGGGCGTTCTCATTGAAACCATGCGTCGAGAAGGATTTGAACTTTCCGTCGGTCGTCCCCGTGTCATTTTCAAAGCAGACCCTGAAACTGGCGAGCGTCTTGAACCTATTGAAGAACTTCAAATCGATGTGGATGATGAGTTCACAGGTGTTGTGGTTGAAAAAATCGGTCTTAGAAAAGGCGAGATGATCGACATGCGTCCTTCGAGCGGCGGAAAAACTCGCATTATCTTTTTAACACCTTCACGCGGTCTTATTGGATATCAAAGTGAGTTTCTTACGGATACTCGCGGAACAGGGGTTATGAGCCGACTTTTCCACGCCTATGCGCCTTATAAAGGCCCTATCGAAGGTCGCAGGAACGGAGCCCTCATTTCTAGTGCCGATGGCGTCACTGTATCTTATGCCTTATGGAACCTTGAGGATCGCGGCGCCCTTTTTGTAGGCCCCGGTGTTCAAGTTTATGAAGGCATGGTCATTGGGGAGCATTCTCGGGATAATGATCTTGAGGTCAATCCTATCAAAGGAAAGCAACTCACGAACTTCCGTGTTTCTGGAAAAGAAGAAGCCGTTCGTTTGACAACACCGCGCAGCATGACGCTTGAACAAGCCATTGCTTATATCAACGACGATGAAGTCATCGAAGTCACTCCCAAAAACATTCGTTTGCGGAAATTGCTTCTAGATCCCAATGCGCGCAAAAGAGCCAGCAAAGCTGAAGGATGA